From Zea mays cultivar B73 chromosome 3, Zm-B73-REFERENCE-NAM-5.0, whole genome shotgun sequence:
CCACGCCACACCCCAAGGTCCGGTACCTGCACACCCGCGACGCCACGCCGGGGGAGGAGGACCTCGTCGCCATGCTGGGCGGCGGCGAGGCCAGCGTGGACCTCATCACGGTGGCACAGGCCGTGCACTGGTTCGACCTCCCGGCGTTCTACGGCGCCGCGCGCCGCGTCCTGCGGAGGCCCGGCGGGGTGATCGCGGTCTGGGGCTACAACTACCGCGTGAGCCCCGTGGAGGACATGATGGCGCGTTTCTTCAGCACCACGCTGCCCTACTGGGACCCCCGAGCTCGGTACAACACTGCTATGCTAATCCTGACCAACTATATTATATGCCTATAATGCAAATGGATTGGTTGCGACGAACACCAAAAAGAAAGCAGGAAAAGAGAACATCTTTATTTGTCGGATGTGAGTGATGCTTCATCCATGCAGGTATTGCACTGACGGATACCGGGACCTGCCGTTCCCCTTCGAGGACATCGGGCTCGGGAAGGAAGGAGAGCCGGCGAGCCTCGACGTGGAGCACGAGATGTCGTTCGAGGGCCTGATTGGCATGCTGAGGTCCTGGTCGGCGGTGACGACGGCGAAGCAGCAGGGCGTGGACCTGCTGGGGGCCCGCGTCGTGAAAGAGCTGGAGGAAGGGTGGGGTGGGGCGGAGCTGGTGCGGAAGGTCACATACAAGGCCTTCCTCCTGGCAGGCACCCCGGGGCCCATGGCTGATGAGTAATCAATGAGGACCTGTTTGGAAATATAGTTTTCTCGTTCTACAGTATTTCAATACTATAGTATGTCGTATGTTATAACATAAAACTGTAGTTTTAGCAAAACTAAAGTAAAATCAAAGTAGTTCTTCATACATAGCACTGTTTGGTAGCATATAGTTTTTGGCTTATATAAATAAGGAAGATAAGTTTAAATTCAAATAGCTACAACTTATGATGGGCTGCATCATCGGTAAGACAAGTTTAAATTCAAAACAGTCTGTTGTAACCATCTGAGTATCGAAGTTCACAAAGTTGAAGAATTAGCAATTAGCATTCAAATGCTTCTATGTATGGAATTCTGAGTACGTAGAAATCTACTCAGTTGGAAACCTGCGTACTGAATGAGTATTGAACTTCATGTGCTAATTCTACTTAAAAAATCGAGTCCGTGTATCGCCCCAGCACCAAGTGCATCCACAGTAGCTTGCCCCAAGCGTTCTATCGGCACGCACAGAGCAGAAAACTTAGGTCTAGACCTGTGTATCGAATACTCTAAAAATACCACAATTTAAGCTAAACAATGGTATTGAAAACTCTGTATTCTAGTGATCTCCCAAACAGCTTTTGGTCTAGAATACTGTAGTATTTCTCAAAAACCATAAAAAAAAACTCCActtccaaacaggccctaaagcGTTGGGCCCCCTTCCAACGCCCTGCACCTTTGTTTGGAAACTCTAGTATTTACTTTAATCTACATCTATTAAAATAAATtaaactataaattggtttaatttacACTTTAATCTATCTCAATACATGTAAATTAAGCTGAATATTAGAGTATTCAAATAAAGCCATGATGATTTTTAAGACAAGCATTTGTCCACTGAAGTTATTATACCGAAGATAACTATACCCACTGTAGTAAGAGAATAAAGTCAACACATAGCAGTGCAAAGATGTCTGTTCGTTTGGCTTTAATCTGTACACACTTCTACTTCTATAATTTGTCTCTATAAATCACAGCTACAGCAGTCTGAATAATCGGCCTTAATCCGATACGAACAACCTCACATGAATGAAAGCAGACGCAGAAACGTACATGTCTCCTGTTAGATGCGACATGATCTTTTATCAGGTCACTTTGGGTTTGGAAGTCAGAAAAGCTGTCATGCTTACACGGTACAAAAAAACATAGAACAATGTTGCATCTACAAAATCGCCCtcatcgtcgtcttcatcatcttTCATGTACAAAACCCGAGCTTTTCTAGGGCGTGGCTGCTTCCCAGTTGAAACCTAGGACTCGTTTCACCAACCAAGGTGGGTATCTGTTCACCTGTGACACTTCCGAACATTTCAAGGTCTCTCAAAGAGTGGCTCCCTTCATTGATGTCAACAGTTTTTCACCATCTGCAATCCAGCATTTGCTTACACTTCAAGTACGGTAACAGCACGGGAGCAGATGATGTTGCATGTGGAGAGCGTACAGTAGATGTAATAAACTATTGCAAAGCTTTGCGAGCTGCTTCTCTCTCGAAATCTTTGTCGTTTGGCTTCTGCAGCATCCTGCTGCTTTCAGCCCTTCTTGGCTTCTTGCCAAGCTTTATCCTCAGCTTGCAACCGACCTCTCCAAGGTAAAAGCATAAACCACTTAATATACCAGAGACATGTTAAACCGCTAAAACCTAATTACTTGTTTTCTAGAGATAATAAgaatttttgtttttttttctcgaacgcacAGGAGGACTGCacgtcattatattaagaaaggAAAAGGTCTAAGAGGACCAAAGTACAATGCCTGTAGGGCAAACAGAATTTTTGTTTTAACTCAACGTGTCCCTAATGGCCAAGTTTTCCTGAAACAATATCATTGTAAATTGATGCATATTGAGTGGCAGCCCATGGTCAATGTCACGTCAAAATCGTCTCAGACACAATCCATTTCATGTTCATCTCTACGGTCGTCCCAGACACAATTCAAAACCCAACAACCCATTCACTTTCATGTCCGGTCTACCAGAAAACACCAAGTGCACATCCGTACTGCTTTATATTGATGAGAAATCACTGTACTACATGTGCTTCTCCGTTAAATCAGAGGAATGGTTATTATGTGCTAGCCTGCTAAGGTCATTAAGGGTAAGAATCCTGAAAAGGGAGTAAGGATTTGGCAGAGCTCCAGGTCCAAAAATCTCCTGAGTTGTTTGTTTGAGCAGTTTTCCCTCTACCATAGACCAAAAAAAAACTGTCTTAAGATTCTTCATCTAAGCACAAAAATTCTAGATCTAAGATGGAGTAGGTCTTCTAAACAACGCATGTGAACATTTGGAAGAATTTAAGAGACAAGAAGATAAAAAAAATGGAGGGTAGCACCGGTAAGACTGTTGACGTTCAAGACTTGATGAAAAATCTGGGGAATGTCTCTCCCCTGATCAGAGTCTTTTCTTAGGAAGACAATAAAATACAAAGGAATAGAGAAGCACAGGCTAAGCCTATTAAGTGATGTGTGGCCACTACTTGTTGATTACTTGATTGATAAAACCAGTTGCTAAAGGCTGAACTTCTAAATGATAACATCTGTCGTTATAACAGTGAAGGCAGGGGATAAGATGCCTTTAAATTATGGATTTAACAACATATATTACAATTTCACCCCCTACTTGAATGACACTCTCATATACTTTGTGGTGAAGTGCAACCAATCCAACCTATTGAATTTAAAAGAATTCTCATAGTATTTTGGTGGCAAAGAGCCCATTTTATATTTATAGTGCTGCCACAACAACTACAAGGATGAATATAAACGAAAACGACATCTAAATGATAATATGTCACGAAAGGGCCTTAGTTGAGTTGGTTAGGTGATTTTAGTAGCATTCCTCGTGTCCTGAGTTCGACTCTCTATGGAAGCAAAATTTAGGCTGGATTTAAAAATTCTCTTGTCCGTCTCACGCCAAAGTACAGATCTAAGATCTTGCTCGGTAGTGGTTGTTCTCACATGAGCTATTATGGGGCAAGGGGTGTCGAGCTTTTTTTAAATGGTAATATGTCTCAATGAGTTGAATTGTTACTTAATTAGAAACATATTTTGTTGGAAATTCACAAATTGTGATGAAAATCTATCAACATGTTTCGGAAAATACTGATTTTCAAAATTGCATGTGTTTCTTGGCAGAAGTCGTCGTCAAACTCATCATGCATCAGGCCTGATAAGACATATTTTGTTGAAAATTCACTAATTATGATGAAAATTTGTCAACATGTTTTGGAAAAATACCGATTTCAAAATTATGTGTTTCTTGGTAGAAGTCGTCAAGCTCATCCTACATCAAGCCTAGTAAACA
This genomic window contains:
- the LOC103651542 gene encoding putative methyltransferase DDB_G0268948, which encodes MAGLFTEQAAVYAAARPAYPKDLFAKLSALTAHHRRAWDVGTGNGQAAIGVAEHYDSVVATDVSAEQLRHATPHPKVRYLHTRDATPGEEDLVAMLGGGEASVDLITVAQAVHWFDLPAFYGAARRVLRRPGGVIAVWGYNYRVSPVEDMMARFFSTTLPYWDPRARYCTDGYRDLPFPFEDIGLGKEGEPASLDVEHEMSFEGLIGMLRSWSAVTTAKQQGVDLLGARVVKELEEGWGGAELVRKVTYKAFLLAGTPGPMADE